A single window of Dermacentor albipictus isolate Rhodes 1998 colony chromosome 1, USDA_Dalb.pri_finalv2, whole genome shotgun sequence DNA harbors:
- the Kua gene encoding uncharacterized protein Kua isoform X4 encodes MACIVSRGETYRGLASVFPATYCPGKRTQETVCIAVCLTLMGYNLFQLLLYFQASRWSTIIAAALRVQWIRRNAHPTQALVDAASHNKTSRPLQLTPTTPETGLLTEKENLGRTTRALLPPSGTYLPGGLARWEEVLLRRLRLRVALTHAVTWLWSAQYRASVSDSCLFCPAPVCEVDARRFFCTCPSLHALWQKQLLRCGRPRGRPPDADSWILGPHHGTLLDFLRESGVYLYL; translated from the exons GGAAGCGCACCCAGGAGACGGTGTGCATCGCCGTGTGCCTTACTCTGATGGGCTACAACCTGTTCCAGCTGCTGCTGTACTTCCAGGCGTCTCGCTGGAGCACCATCATCGCCGCCGCAC TACGTGTACAATGGATACGTCGCAATGCACATCCCACGCAAGCCTTAGTGGATGCAGCGAGCCATAACAAAACTTCTCGTCCACTTCAATTGACCCCCACCACTCCGGAGACAGGTctcctcacagaaaaagaaaatcttGGGCGCACCACGCGAGCACTTCTCCCACCGTCTGGCACCTACCTTCCTGGCGGCCTAGCGCGCTGGGAAGAGGTTTTGCTGCGGAGGTTACGCCTCCGTGTCGCCCTTACCCATGCGGTAACCTGGTTGTGGTCGGCACAGTACCGTGCCTCCGTCAGCGATTCCTGCCTCTTCTGTCCCGCTCCTGTCTGCGAGGTGGACGCTAGGCGCTTCTTCTGCACTTGCCCTTCTCTGCACGCCCTCTGGCAGAAACAGCTGCTCCGATGTGGACGACCCCGAGGTCGGCCGCCGGATGCAGATAGTTGGATCTTGGGGCCCCATCACGGGACCCTGCTGGACTTCCTCCGGGAATCTGGCGTTTATCTGTACTTGTAA